One Trichomycterus rosablanca isolate fTriRos1 chromosome 12, fTriRos1.hap1, whole genome shotgun sequence DNA window includes the following coding sequences:
- the sp5a gene encoding transcription factor Sp5a, translated as MAAVAVLRNETLQAFLQDRTPNSSPENNKHSPLALLAATCNRIGHHHHHTVNPADFLQVSYDPTLASPSRIFHPWTNETNVQPTHSSTSSFGLSSKPPLSAHLQSSYSSTHELPLTPPAEPSYPYDFSPVKMLPCSSLQSTCPPTYVPAVTYPTPAPMPPAVPAFVTGHSGLMHQQQRQLSPNPAEDIPWWSLQQGSPVSHRFQLQRGLVLGHTDLAQYQSQIAALLHPKSPLATARRCRRCRCPNCQTSSSSDEPGKKKQHVCHVPGCGKVYGKTSHLKAHLRWHSGERPFVCNWLFCGKSFTRSDELQRHLRTHTGEKRFSCPDCCKRFMRSDHLAKHIKTHQNKKSSKPHEKSTEQIKREDTRHV; from the exons ATGGCTGCTGTAGCTGTGCTTAGGAACGAGACTCTCCAGGCTTTTCTGCAG GACCGAACGCCAAACTCCTCACCTGAAAACAACAAACATTCTCCACTGGCGCTTCTTGCGGCTACGTGTAACCGGATCGGGCATCATCACCACCACACAGTCAACCCTGCTGATTTCCTCCAGGTTTCATACGACCCGACCCTGGCTTCTCCATCCCGAATTTTCCATCCATGGACTAACGAAACAAATGTTCAGCCTACACATTCCAGCACTTCTTCATTCGGACTATCATCCAAACCGCCACTTTCTGCGCATCTTCAAAGCTCCTACAGCTCCACTCATGAGTTACCGCTTACCCCTCCAGCTGAACCCTCGTACCCCTACGACTTCTCCCCCGTCAAAATGCTGCCATGCTCGTCCTTACAGTCCACGTGTCCGCCCACCTACGTCCCAGCTGTGACATACCCAACCCCGGCGCCCATGCCACCCGCCGTGCCAGCTTTCGTAACCGGTCACTCAGGCTTGATGCACCAGCAACAGAGACAACTGTCCCCTAACCCAGCCGAGGACATCCCTTGGTGGAGCTTGCAACAAGGCAGTCCTGTAAGTCACCGTTTTCAATTGCAGAGGGGGTTGGTGCTTGGGCACACGGATTTGGCACAGTATCAGAGTCAGATCGCAGCTCTCTTGCACCCCAAATCCCCACTGGCCACTGCGCGCCGGTGCCGCAGATGTCGCTGCCCAAACTGCCAAACATCCAGTTCCAGTGATGAACCCGGTAAGAAGAAGCAGCACGTGTGCCATGTACCAGGCTGTGGTAAAGTCTACGGTAAAACTTCACACCTTAAAGCTCACCTGCGCTGGCACTCCGGGGAGAGGCCGTTTGTCTGCAACTGGCTCTTCTGCGGTAAAAGTTTCACCCGTTCAGACGAGCTGCAGAGACACTTGAGGACACATACCGGAGAGAAACGTTTCTCATGTCCCGACTGCTGCAAGAGGTTTATGAGGAGTGATCACCTAGCCAAACATATCAAAACCCACCAGAACAAAAAAAGCAGCAAACCACACGAGAAGAGCACAGAGCAAATTAAACGAGAGGATACCAGACACGTTTAA